From Haemorhous mexicanus isolate bHaeMex1 chromosome 2, bHaeMex1.pri, whole genome shotgun sequence, the proteins below share one genomic window:
- the ATP1A1 gene encoding sodium/potassium-transporting ATPase subunit alpha-1, with amino-acid sequence MGKGAGRDKYEPTATSEHGGKKGKKERKERDMDELKKEVVMDDHKLSLDELHRKYGTDLNRGLTPARAAEILARDGPNALTPPPTTPEWIKFCRQLFGGFSLLLWIGAILCFLAYGIQSLMEEEPNNDNLYLGIVLAAVVIITGCFSYYQEAKSSKIMESFKNLVPQQALVVRNGEKMSINAEGVVVGDLVEVKGGDRIPADLRIISAHGCKVDNSSLTGESEPQTRSPDFSHENPLETRNIAFFSTNCVEGTARGIVISTGDRTVMGRIASLASGLEGGKTPIAMEIEHFIHLITGVAVFLGVSFFILSLILEYTWLEAVIFLIGIIVANVPEGLLATVTVCLTLTAKRMARKNCLVKNLEAVETLGSTSTICSDKTGTLTQNRMTVAHMWFDNQIHEADTTENQSGASFDKSSATWTALSRIAGLCNRAVFQAGQENVPILKRAVAGDASESALLKCIELCCGSVKQMRERYPKVVEIPFNSTNKYQLSIHKNANPSESRYLLVMKGAPERILDRCSTILIHGKEQPLDEEMKDAFQNAYLELGGLGERVLGFCHLALPDDQFPDGFQFDTDDLNFPVEKLCFVGLMSMIDPPRAAVPDAVGKCRSAGIKVIMVTGDHPITAKAIAKGVGIISEGNETVEDIAARLNIPVSQVNPRDAKACVVHGSDLKDMTSEQLDDILLHHTEIVFARTSPQQKLIIVEGCQRQGAIVAVTGDGVNDSPALKKADIGVAMGIAGSDVSKQAADMILLDDNFASIVTGVEEGRLIFDNLKKSIAYTLTSNIPEITPFLIFIIANIPLPLGTVTILCIDLGTDMVPAISLAYEQAESDIMKRQPRNPKTDKLVNERLISMAYGQIGMIQALGGFFTYFVIMAENGFWPSGLLGLRVQWDDRWINDVEDSYGQQWTYEQRKIVEFTCHTAFFVSIVVVQWADLIICKTRRNSVFQQGMKNKILIFGLFEETALAAFLSYCPGMDVALRMYPLKPTWWFCAFPYSLLIFVYDEVRKLIIRRNPGGWVEKETYY; translated from the exons ATGGGCAAGGGG GCTGGAAGAGACAAGTATGAGCCCACTGCTACATCAGAGCATGGCggaaagaaggggaagaaggagCGGAAGGAGAGGGACATGGACGAACTTAAAAAGGAAGTTGTGATG GATGACCACAAGCTGAGCCTTGATGAACTTCATCGTAAATATGGAACAGACTTGAATCGG GGTTTGACTCCTGCACGTGCAGCTGAGATCCTGGCTCGTGATGGCCCAAATGCCCTCACCCCCCCACCCACCACTCCTGAATGGATAAAGTTCTGTCGGCAGCTCTTTGGAGGATTCTCACTCCTGCTGTGGATCGGTGCTATTCTGTGTTTTCTGGCTTATGGCATACAGAGCTTGATGGAGGAGGAGCCCAACAACGATAAT CTGTACCTGGGTATTGTGTTGGCAGCTGTGGTTATCATTACTGGCTGTTTCTCTTATTACCAAGAAGCAAAAAGTTCCAAGATCATGGAGTCCTTCAAGAACTTGGTGCCTCAG CAAGCACTTGTAGTCAGAAACGGTGAGAAGATGAGCATAAATGCTGAAGGTGTTGTAGTTGGAGATCTAGTGGAGGTAAAAGGAGGAGACAGAATTCCAGCTGACCTTCGGATCATATCTGCACATGGTTGCAAG GTGGATAACTCCTCACTTACTGGTGAATCAGAGCCTCAAACCAGGTCTCCAGACTTCTCCCATGAGAACCCACTGGAGACCAGGAACATTGCCTTCTTTTCTACCAACTGTGTGGAAG GCACTGCCCGTGGCATTGTCATCAGCACTGGGGATCGCACTGTGATGGGCCGTATTGCCAGTTTGGCTTCTGGACTGGAAGGGGGGAAAACTCCAATTGCCATGGAGATTGAGCACTTTATCCATCTCATCACTGGAGTGGCTGTGTTCCTGGGTGTCTCCTTCTTCATCCTGTCCCTCATCCTTGAGTACACGTGGCTGGAGGCTGTTATCTTCCTCATCGGGATCATTGTTGCCAATGTCCCTGAAGGGCTGCTTGCAACGGTTACG GTATGTCTGACACTAACAGCCAAGCGTATGGCTCGGAAGAACTGCTTGGTGAAGAACCTCGAGGCCGTGGAGACCCTGGGTTCCACATCCACCATCTGTTCTGACAAAACAGGCACTCTGACACAGAATCGTATGACAGTTGCCCACATGTGGTTTGACAATCAGATCCACGAGGCTGACACTACAGAGAACCAGAGTG GTGCTTCCTTTGACAAGAGCTCAGCCACTTGGACTGCTTTGTCCAGAATTGCAGGTCTCTGTAACCGTGCTGTGTTTCAGGCTGGCCAGGAAAATGTACCAATTCTCAAG cGAGCTGTGGCAGGAGATGCCTCTGAGTCTGCACTTCTGAAATGCATTGAATTGTGCTGTGGTTCTGTCAAGCAGATGAGAGAAAGGTATCCCAAAGTGGTGGAAATACCATTTAACTCTACTAACAAGTACCAG CTGTCTATCCACAAAAACGCTAATCCATCAGAATCCCGTTACTTGCTGGTGATGAAGGGAGCTCCAGAGAGGATCTTGGATCGCTGCAGCACTATTCTTATCCATGGCAAAGAGCAACCACTGGATGAGGAAatgaaagatgcttttcagaatGCCTACCTTGAGTTGGGAGGCCTCGGGGAGAGAGTGTTAG GATTCTGCCACTTGGCTCTGCCTGATGATCAGTTCCCTGATGGCTTCCAGTTTGATACGGACGACCTGAACTTCCCTGTAGAGAAACTCTGCTTTGTAGGACTGATGTCTATGATTGACCCACCtcgtgctgctgtgccagatgCTGTTGGCAAATGCAGAAGTGCTGGGATCAAG GTTATCATGGTTACTGGAGACCATCCCATCACAGCCAAAGCCATTGCCAAGGGTGTCGGCATCATCTCCGAGGGCAATGAAACAGTAGAAGATATTGCTGCTCGACTCAACATTCCTGTCAGCCAGGTCAACCCTAG GGATGCCAAAGCTTGTGTGGTTCATGGCTCAGATTTGAAGGACATGACTAGCGAGCAATTGGATGACATCCTGCTTCACCACACAGAAATTGTCTTTGCCAGGACATCTCCTCAGCAGAAGCTTATCATTGTGGAAGGCTGCCAGCGACAG GGTGCCATTGTAGCAGTCACAGGTGATGGTGTGAATGATTCCCCAGCCCTGAAGAAGGCTGACATTGGTGTTGCTATGGGTATTGCTGGCTCAGATGTCTCCAAGCAGGCAGCTGACATGATTCTGCTGGATGACAACTTTGCCTCCATTGTCACTGGGGTTGAAGAAG GTCGTCTGATCTTTGATAACCTGAAGAAGTCTATTGCCTACACCCTGACCAGTAACATTCCGGAAATCACGCCGTTCCTGATCTTCATCATTGCAAACATACCCCTTCCTCTGGGAACAGTCACCATCCTCTGCATTGACTTGGGCACTGACATG GTCCCTGCTATCTCCCTGGCATATGAGCAAGCAGAGAGTGACATCATGAAGAGGCagcccagaaatcccaaaacaGACAAGCTGGTGAATGAACGGCTGATCAGCATGGCCTATGGGCAGATTG GTATGATCCAGGCCCTTGGAGGTTTCTTCACCTATTTTGTAATCATGGCAGAGAATGGGTTCTGGCCTTCTGGCTTGCTAGGGCTCAGAGTTCAGTGGGATGACAGATGGATTAACGATGTGGAAGACAGCTATGGGCAGCAATGG ACCTATGAACAGAGGAAAATAGTGGAGTTCACTTGCCATACAGCCTTCTTTGTCAGCATCGTGGTCGTGCAGTGGGCAGACTTGATCATCTGTAAGACCCGAAGAAACTCTGTCTTCCAGCAGGGGATGAA GAACAAGATCTTAATATTTGGTCTCTTTGAGGAGACTGCTCTGGCTGCCTTCCTGTCCTACTGCCCTGGGATGGATGTTGCTCTAAGGATGTATCCTCTGAA GCCGACCTGGTGGTTCTGTGCTTTCCCATACTCCCTCCTCATATTTGTGTATGATGAAGTCAGAAAGCTCATTATCAGGCGCAACCCTGGTG GCTGGGTGGAAAAAGAGACCTACTACTAA